Proteins encoded in a region of the Oncorhynchus gorbuscha isolate QuinsamMale2020 ecotype Even-year linkage group LG16, OgorEven_v1.0, whole genome shotgun sequence genome:
- the LOC123999452 gene encoding LIM domain-containing protein 2-like isoform X1 yields the protein MDNRNAPEDKPVQRSKSFSFKTPREVCSSCEKTVYPMERLVANNLIFHSACFCCKHCNTKLSLGTFAALSGDFYCKPHFQQLFKSKGNYDEGFGRKQHKELWTSKEGENITKTA from the exons GACAACAGAAATGCCCCTGAAGATAAACCTGTCCAGCGCTCCAAA TCCTTCAGCTTCAAGACACCGAGGGAGGTGTGCTCGTCATGTGAGAAGACCGTCTACCCCATGGAGAGATTGGTGGCTAACAACCTGATATTCCACTCGGCCTGTTTCTGCTGCAAACACTGCAACACCAAACTCAG cctgGGCACATTTGCTGCCCTTTCGGGTGATTTCTACTGCAAGCCGCACTTCCAGCAGCTCTTCAAGAGCAAAGGCAACTATGATGAGGGCTTTGGCCGCAAGCAGCACAAGGAGCTTTGGACCTCCAAGGAGGGAGAGAACATAACTAAGACTGCGTAG
- the LOC123999452 gene encoding LIM domain-containing protein 2-like isoform X2 codes for MSFSFKTPREVCSSCEKTVYPMERLVANNLIFHSACFCCKHCNTKLSLGTFAALSGDFYCKPHFQQLFKSKGNYDEGFGRKQHKELWTSKEGENITKTA; via the exons TCCTTCAGCTTCAAGACACCGAGGGAGGTGTGCTCGTCATGTGAGAAGACCGTCTACCCCATGGAGAGATTGGTGGCTAACAACCTGATATTCCACTCGGCCTGTTTCTGCTGCAAACACTGCAACACCAAACTCAG cctgGGCACATTTGCTGCCCTTTCGGGTGATTTCTACTGCAAGCCGCACTTCCAGCAGCTCTTCAAGAGCAAAGGCAACTATGATGAGGGCTTTGGCCGCAAGCAGCACAAGGAGCTTTGGACCTCCAAGGAGGGAGAGAACATAACTAAGACTGCGTAG